From a single Apium graveolens cultivar Ventura chromosome 2, ASM990537v1, whole genome shotgun sequence genomic region:
- the LOC141709073 gene encoding epi-neemfruitin B 7-O-acetyltransferse L7AT-like has product MMKVEIISEENIKPSSATPQHLKIFKLCLLDHLIPAPFVPMVLYFPINDNGATKHVHVQERLVLLKQSLSQTLTRFYPLAGIIKDDLCIDCNDQGAYFAVAKVSYSLYQFLEHPNLQLISSFLPCELGFTGSSSGVQATHIQVNTFECGGIAIALCISHKVLDGASLYTFLKAWSGIACESEKVVNPDFVGSLLFPTDELWLKDASMVMWGSLFKKGKCTTRRFVFDTSAIATLKTMTSGKIAVQHPTRVEAVSGFLWKCAMAASEKRFGARRSSLLTHLVNLRKKFTPDLSDESIGNIIWIASAKCKAKNDELGYWGLVDQVRKGVSEINVEFVKSMMGDQGAAVMGKSMNDIGNFGSSEEGDHYGCTSWCNFGYYELDFGFGKPVWVSNVGLEGDVLMNFIILIDTRCGRGIEAWVTLDEPEMNLLVHDPDLLALASLDPSPVKF; this is encoded by the coding sequence ATGATGAAAGTTGAGATAATTTCAGAAGAGAACATCAAACCATCTTCTGCAACTCCTCAACACTTGAAAATTTTCAAGCTTTGTCTGCTTGATCATCTCATCCCTGCTCCTTTCGTTCCGATGGTTCTGTATTTTCCAATCAATGATAATGGTGCTACTAAGCATGTTCATGTCCAAGAAAGACTAGTCCTTTTGAAACAATCGTTGTCACAAACTTTAACTCGATTTTACCCTCTAGCTGGTATCATAAAAGATGATCTTTGCATCGATTGTAATGACCAAGGGGCTTATTTCGCGGTAGCTAAAGTCAGTTACAGTCTTTACCAGTTTCTTGAGCATCCTAATCTTCAGCTGATAAGTAGTTTTCTACCTTGTGAGCTTGGATTTACGGGATCAAGTAGTGGAGTGCAAGCGACTCATATTCAAGTAAACACGTTTGAGTGCGGTGGAATTGCCATTGCATTGTGCATTTCACACAAAGTTCTTGATGGTGCTTCACTATACACTTTCTTGAAAGCATGGTCTGGCATTGCCTGTGAATCAGAGAAAGTCGTGAATCCTGATTTTGTCGGGTCATTGTTGTTCCCTACTGATGAACTATGGCTCAAAGATGCATCAATGGTCATGTGGGGATCATTGTTCAAGAAAGGGAAGTGTACTACAAGGAGATTTGTATTTGATACCTCCGCTATAGCCACTCTTAAGACTATGACAAGTGGAAAAATCGCGGTGCAACATCCTACTCGTGTAGAGGCCGTGTCTGGTTTTCTTTGGAAATGCGCAATGGCTGCATCAGAAAAGAGGTTTGGTGCCAGAAGATCGTCGCTTTTAACTCATTTAGTGAATTTGAGGAAAAAATTTACACCAGATCTGTCTGACGAGTCTATTGGGAACATAATCTGGATAGCTAGTGCAAAATGCAAGGCCAAGAACGATGAGCTCGGGTATTGGGGCTTGGTAGATCAGGTCAGGAAAGGTGTATCTGAAATTAACGTCGAATTCGTGAAGAGCATGATGGGTGATCAAGGGGCTGCAGTGATGGGTAAATCGATGAACGATATCGGAAACTTTGGGTCATCAGAAGAAGGGGATCACTATGGATGTACTAGCTGGTGTAATTTTGGATATTATGAGTTAGATTTTGGGTTTGGGAAGCCTGTTTGGGTGAGTAATGTTGGTTTAGAAGGTGATGTGCTTATGAATTTCATCATTTTGATTGACACAAGATGTGGGAGAGGGATAGAAGCATGGGTGACACTTGATGAACCAGAGATGAATCTTTTGGTGCATGATCCTGATCTCTTGGCATTGGCTTCCTTGGATCCCAGTCCTGTTAAATTTTGA
- the LOC141709075 gene encoding uncharacterized protein LOC141709075, translating to MGCRCLPQSCSLFIIFIFFISNFFIIYAQTDPILPSFTPINRDLYHQSDALLEEIKGLVDRHPDKLSMETLNGKNRGYEADVKVVTYCQNREETDEKSKFRILISFGQHARELITTEVALRVISILSEEQFLPKMDQFLLNRTLEKLIIKVVPMENVNGRKLVEDGDLCERRNGRGVDLNRNWSVDWGKKEKDYDPYEENPGTGPFSEPEASLMRNLSASFEPHMWITMHSGMEALFMPYDHKNTTPDGLPSQRMKLMLKKLNYFHCDNRCVVGSGGGSVGYLAHGTTTDYMFDIARVPLAFTFEIYGDSTASSKDCFKMFNPVDLPTFNRVINDWSGALFTLFTMGARQMDELKSETFSELKLVSIDDYLNGYLMERKSRYGKKIEVLDLGMQEIRTYFRLFLLSSVLLMFMFCSRIRKSNRTLVHALSI from the exons ATGGGTTGTCGATGTCTTCCACAAAGTTGTTCTCTCTTCATCATTTTCATCTTTTTCATCTCAAATTTTTTCATTATTTATGCTCAAACTGATCCAATCTTGCCTTCTTTTACCCCCATTAATCGAGATCTTTATCATCAAAG TGATGCATTACTGGAAGAGATTAAAGGTTTGGTTGATCGTCATCCGGACAAGCTGTCG ATGGAAACGTTGAATGGTAAAAATAGGGGCTATGAGGCTGATGTTAAAGTAGTGACATATTGCCAGAATAGAGAAGAGACTGATGAGAAGTCAAAGTTTCGGATTCTTATT AGTTTTGGTCAGCACGCGAGGGAGCTAATTACAACTGAGGTTGCATTGCGGGTCATCTCTATATTAAGCGAAGAACAGTTTCTACCCAAGATGGATcagtttttattaaaccgcacCCTGGAGAAGCTTATTATTAAG GTGGTACCAATGGAAAATGTTAATGGACGCAAACTTGTTGAAGATGGAGATCTTTGTGAAAGAAGAAATG GAAGAGGAGTTGATCTCAATCGAAATTGGAGTGTAGACTGGGGAAAAAAGGAGAAG GACTATGATCCTTATGAAGAGAATCCTGGAACTGGCCCCTTTAGTGAGCCTGAAGCCTCGTTGATGCGAAACCTCTCTGCATCGTTTGAACCACACATGTGGATCACTATGCATTCTGGAATGGAG GCCCTGTTTATGCCATATGATCACAAAAATACAACCCCGGATGGATTGCCATCACAGAGAATGAAGTTGATGCTTAAAAAGCTAAATTATTTTCATTGCGACAACCGCTGCGTGGTCGGGTCAGGTGGAGGGTCTGTGGG GTATCTCGCACACGGAACAACAACAGATTACATGTTTGACATTGCAAGGGTTCCCTTGGCCTTCACTTTTGAG ATTTATGGAGATTCAACAGCTTCCTCAAAAGATTGCTTTAAAATGTTCAATCCTGTCGATCTTCCAACTTTTAAT AGAGTTATAAATGACTGGTCTGGTGCATTATTTACACTGTTTACCATGGGTGCACGCCAGATGGATGAACTCAAATCTGAGACCTTCTCCGAACTGAAGTTGGTTTCCATAGATGACTATTTAAATGGATATTTAATGGAAAGGAAAAGTAGATACGGGAAGAAGATTGAGGTTCTTGATCTTGGAATGCAAGAGATTAGAACATACTTCAGGCTCTTCCTATTATCTTCAGTTTTGTTGatgtttatgttttgttctcgAATTAGAAAGAGTAATAGGACACTTGTTCATGCTTTGTCCATTTAA
- the LOC141709074 gene encoding protein EARLY STARVATION 1, chloroplastic, translating to MIKMAVTSRGLTTPFNGLKLDLSSHHRRRIELIELNKKRRKLSQSSWIKCCSSSDRVVVIRHCKSSKKQDEWPVFCKNVGDSSRRFPSHLTPALPFASSRSRLSSKQEKFFPRCTPRNSGPQSRDTPPKRDTGIANEKDWGISLNEHVNEVGTNEDGSTWYRESGEDIGDNGYRCRWARMGGQSHDGSSEWKETWWEKSDWTGYKELGVEKSGRNAEGDFWWETWREVLHQDEWSNLARIERSAQKQAKSGTENAGWYENWWEKYDAKGWTEKGAHKYGKLNEQSWWEKWGEHYDGRGSVLKWTDKWAETELGTKWGDKWEEKFFAGIGSRQGETWHVSPSADRWSRTWGEEHFGNGKVHKYGKSTTGESWDIVVDEETYYEADPHYGWADVVGDSSQLLSISPRERPPGVFPNLDFGSPPPPPNDDSPELPSSPR from the exons ATGATCAAGATGGCGGTTACTTCAAGAGGCTTAACGACGCCGTTTAATGGCCTCAAACTAGACTTATCTAGTCATCACCGACGTCGAATTGAGTTGATTGAGCTTAACAAGAAGCGCCGTAAGTTGAGTCAGTCCTCGTGGATCAAATGCTGTAGTAGTTCTGATAGAGTTGTCGTAATTCGACATTGTAAATCAAGCAAGAAGCAGGATGAATGGCCTGTTTTTTGCAAGAATGTTGGTGATTCTTCGAGGAGGTTTCCGAGTCATCTTACTCCTGCATTGCCCTTTGCTTCGTCTCG ATCTCGTCTTTCTTCAAAACAAGAAAAATTCTTCCCGCGCTGTACCCCGAGAAATTCTGGTCCTCAGTCCCGTGATACCCCTCCTAAAAGAG ACACTGGCATAGCAAATGAGAAGGACTGGGGAATCAGTCTAAATGAACATGTGAATGAGGTTGGCACTAACGAAGATGGTAGTACCTGGTATCGTGAAAGTGGCGAAGACATTGGCGATAACGGATACAGGTGTAGATGGGCAAGGATGGGTGGTCAAAGCCATGATGGCTCCTCGGAGTGGAAAGAAACG TGGTGGGAGAAAAGTGATTGGACCGGATATAAAGAGCTTG GCGTGGAGAAATCGGGAAGAAATGCCGAAGGGGATTTCTGGTGGGAAACATGGCGAGAAGTTCTTCACCAAGATGAATGGAG TAATCTTGCTAGAATAGAAAGGAGTGCACAAAAACAAGCAAAGTCGGGCACAGAAAACGCTGGATGGTATGAGAACTG GTGGGAGAAATATGACGCTAAAGGATGGACGGAGAAAGGGGCTCATAAGTATGGTAAATTGAATGAACAGTCATGGTGGGAGAAGTGGGGAGAGCATTATGATGGAAGAGGATCAGTTCTAAAATG GACAGATAAATGGGCTGAGACCGAACTGGGAACCAAATGGGGAGACAAGTGGGAGGAGAAATTTTTTGCTGGCATCGGTTCTCGTCAAGGGGAGACCTGGCATGTATCTCCTAGTGCTGACC GTTGGTCACGGACTTGGGGAGAAGAACACTTCGGGAATGG CAAAGTCCACAAATATGGAAAGAGCACAACAGGCGAAAGCTGGGATATTGTAGTTGATGAAGAGACTTACTATGA GGCTGACCCTCATTACGGATGGGCGGATGTTGTAGGAGACTCCTCCCAGTTGCTTTCCATCAGCCCACGAGAAAGACCACCTGGTgtctttccaaatcttgatttTGGATCTCCTCCACCACCTCCAAACGACGATTCACCAGAGCTGCCCTCCTCACCTCGATAA
- the LOC141709076 gene encoding ATP-dependent zinc metalloprotease FTSH, chloroplastic: MASTSNSLLSSKFLGTQLVLLSPPTPKTTSSSPSLSRKKLIITQTALNKKIKNSGSNFQEFSKTATLATLLLSSITPQAIALNDIVSPPNPPEITVIEAENSSKSSPFSQTLSLNAPVTSSSDLPDGSQWRYSEFLNAVKKGKVERVRFNKEGGVLQLTAIDGRRASVVVPNDPDLIDILAMNGVDISVSEGESSNGLLGVIGNLLFPVIAFAGLFFLFRRGQGGAGGPGGLGGPMDFGRSKSKFQEVPETGVTFADVAGADQAKLELQEVVDFLKNPDKYTALGAKIPKGCLLVGPPGTGKTLLARAVAGEAGTPFFSCAASEFVELFVGVGASRVRDLFEKAKSKAPCIVFIDEIDAVGRQRGAGMGGGNDEREQTINQLLTEMDGFSGNSGVIVLAATNRPDVLDSALLRPGRFDRQVTVDRPDVAGRVKILQVHSRGKALAKDVDFDKIARRTPGFTGADLQNLMNEAAILAARRELKEISKDEIADALERIIAGPEKKNAVVSEDKKKLVAYHEAGHALVGALMPEYDPVAKISIIPRGQAGGLTFFAPSEERLESGLYSRSYLENQMAVALGGRVAEEVIFGKENVTTGASNDFMQVSRVARQMVERFGFSKKIGQVAVGGPGGNPFLGQQMSSQKDYSMATADVVDSEVRELVEKAYARATEIISTHIDILHKLAQLLIEKESVDGEEFMSLFIDGKAELYVA, encoded by the exons ATGGCTTCTACTTCAAATTCTCTACTTTCATCTAAATTCTTAGGCACCCAATTAGTCCTTCTCTCTCCTCCAACTCCAAAAACAACATCTTCTTCACCTTCTCTCTCTAGAAAAAAATTAATTATCACCCAAACAGCCCTTAACAAGAAAATCAAGAACTCCGGTTCAAATTTTCAAGAATTCTCAAAGACTGCAACTTTAGCTACCTTACTATTATCTTCCATCACTCCACAAGCTATTGCCTTAAACGACATCGTTTCACCGCCAAACCCACCTGAAATAACAGTGATTGAAGCTGAAAATTCATCAAAGTCTTCACCTTTTTCACAAACCCTTTCTTTAAATGCTCCTGTTACATCTTCTTCTGATTTGCCTGATGGGAGTCAATGGAGGTATAGTGAGTTCTTGAATGCTGTTAAAAAGGGGAAAGTTGAGAGAGTTAGGTTTAATAAAGAAGGTGGTGTTTTGCAATTGACTGCTATTGATGGTAGAAGAGCTAGTGTTGTTGTGCCTAATGATCCTGATTTAATTGACATTTTAGCTATGAATGGTGTCGATATTTCGGTTTCTGAAGGGGAATCAAGTAATGGGTTGTTAGGGGTTATTGGGAATTTGTTGTTTCCAGTGATTGCATTTGCTGGACTTTTCTTTTTGTTTAGGAGAGGTCAAGGTGGTGCTGGAGGACCTGGTGGATTAGGTGGTCCTATGGATTTTGGGAGGTCGAAATCGAAGTTTCAGGAGGTTCCGGAAACAGGTGTTACTTTTGCTGATGTTGCGGGTGCTGATCAGGCTAAATTGGAGTTACAAGAAGTGGTTGATTTTTTGAAGAATCCTGATAAGTATACTGCTTTGGGAGCTAAGATTCCGAAAGGGTGTCTTTTGGTTGGGCCTCCGGGGACAGGGAAGACTCTTTTGGCTAGGGCGGTTGCTGGTGAGGCTGGTACACCGTTTTTCTCGTGTGCTGCTTCTGAGTTTGTGGAATTGTTTGTTGGTGTTGGTGCGTCGAGAGTTAGGGATTTGTTTGAGAAGGCTAAGTCGAAGGCGCCTTgtattgtgtttattgatgagATTGATGCTGTGGGGAGACAGAGAGGAGCTGGAATGGGAGGTGGGAATGATGAGAGGGAGCAGACTATTAATCAGTTGTTGACGGAGATGGATGGGTTCTCTGGTAATTCCGGGGTTATAGTGTTGGCTGCTACAAATAGACCTGATGTTCTTGATTCAGCATTGCTAAGGCCTGGAAGGTTTGATAGACAGGTTACCGTGGACAGGCCTGATGTTGCTGGTAGAGTCAAGATTCTTCAG GTGCACTCAAGAGGAAAGGCACTAGCAAAGGATGTGGATTTTGATAAGATTGCAAGGAGAACACCAGGTTTTACAGGAGCTGATTTACAGAACTTAATGAATGAAGCAGCCATTTTAGCAGCCAGACGCGAACTTAAAGAAATTAGCAAAGATGAAATAGCCGATGCTTTGGAGAGGATAATTGCCGGGCCAGAAAAGAAAAATGCTGTAGTCTCAGAAGATAAAAAGAAATTGGTTGCTTACCACg AGGCTGGCCATGCTTTGGTTGGTGCACTTATGCCTGAATATGATCCAGTAGCTAAAATATCTATAATTCCTCGAGGGCAAGCTGGCGGTCTTACCTTTTTTGCTCCTAGTGAAGAAAGGCTTGAATCTGGCTTATATAGCAGAAGTTACCTTGAGAATCAGATGGCAGTTGCCCTTGGTGGAAG GGTCGCGGAAGAGGTTATTTTTGGCAAAGAGAACGTAACAACCGGAGCATCAAACGACTTTATGCAAGTTTCAAGGGTTGCACGCCAGATGGTCGAGAGATTTGGGTTCAGCAAAAAGATTGGCCAAGTAGCTGTAGGTGGACCTGGCGGAAACCCCTTCTTAGGACAACAG ATGTCTTCACAGAAAGATTACTCCATGGCAACTGCTGATGTGGTGGATTCAGAAGTAAGAGAGCTTGTAGAGAAGGCATACGCAAGGGCAACAGAGATCATCAGCACTCACATCGACATACTCCACAAGCTTGCTCAACTCCTTATAGAGAAGGAAAGTGTTGACGGAGAAGAGTTCATGAGCCTTTTCATTGACGGAAAGGCTGAGCTATATGTTGCGTAA
- the LOC141705026 gene encoding uncharacterized protein LOC141705026, with the protein MAASIARTKVIAHSRSISFPSRPHPSAEDVEEQLCRLRSSDATSTSSLCTKLSGLKDLYDCLDDFLKLPSMHSNDSEEVLGASIRLLDLCNIIKDAFSQMRASVQDLESSLRRREADVSSKVGRYLMCMKKTNKMVSKSLASFKKSQNKKCKETSAIVSLLREVEVVSITIFESLFSSLFPAKEASKQNRWSLAFKSTQSDSKLVHKVCDLKCLMELDTNMQDYEEDLECVFRSLIKTRVSILNFSNRY; encoded by the coding sequence ATGGCAGCCTCTATTGCAAGAACAAAAGTTATTGCTCATTCTCGTTCCATCAGCTTTCCATCCAGACCTCATCCTTCAGCCGAGGATGTAGAGGAGCAGTTGTGCAGACTAAGGTCATCAGATGCTACATCCACTTCATCCCTATGCACCAAACTCAGTGGTCTCAAGGACTTGTATGATTGTCTAGATGACTTCCTTAAATTGCCAAGTATGCATTCTAACGATTCTGAAGAAGTTCTTGGTGCATCTATTAGGCTGTTGGATTTGTGCAATATAATTAAAGATGCATTCTCACAAATGAGAGCATCCGTGCAAGATCTTGAGTCATCTCTTCGAAGAAGAGAAGCTGATGTATCAAGCAAAGTTGGAAGGTACTTGATGTGTATGAAAAAAACTAACAAAATGGTCTCCAAGAGCCTTGCTAGTTTTAAGAAGTCTCAGAATAAGAAATGCAAGGAGACTTCTGCTATTGTAAGCCTCCTAAGAGAAGTTGAAGTGGTCAGTATAACAATTTTCGAGTCTCTTTTCTCATCACTCTTTCCTGCAAAGGAAGCATCAAAGCAAAACCGGTGGTCATTGGCTTTCAAGTCAACACAGTCCGACTCCAAACTAGTACATAAAGTCTGTGATCTGAAATGTTTGATGGAACTTGACACGAACATGCAAGACTACGAGGAGGATTTAGAATGTGTTTTCAGATCTTTGATAAAGACTAGAGtctctattctcaatttttcaaaccGATACTAG
- the LOC141705036 gene encoding uncharacterized protein LOC141705036: MSHSRSISLPSRPHPSAEDVEEHLCRLRSSDATSTSSLCTKLSGLKDLYECLDDFLQLPNMQSSDSEEVLGASIRLLDLCNLTKDAFSQMRASVQDLESSLRRREADVSRKVGRYLMCMKKVNKMVSKSLASFKKSQNKKCKETSAIVSLLREVEEVSITIFESLLSSVFPAKDASKHNRWSLGFKSTQSKLVHEVSDLKCLIELDRKMQDREEYLESPFGIIKYILCKKSITECLHMDVKKLLKQVILAN, encoded by the exons ATGAGCCATTCTCGTTCAATCAGCTTACCGTCCAGACCTCATCCTTCAGCTGAGGATGTAGAGGAGCACTTGTGCAGACTAAGGTCATCAGATGCTACATCCACTTCATCCCTATGCACCAAACTCAGTGGCCTCAAGGACTTGTATGAATGCCTAGATGACTTTCTTCAGTTGCCAAATATGCAATCTAGCGATTCTGAAGAAGTTCTAGGTGCATCTATTAGGCTGTTGGATTTGTGCAACTTAACTAAAGATGCATTCTCCCAAATGAGAGCATCCGTGCAAGATCTTGAGTCATCTCTTCGAAGAAGAGAAGCTGATGTATCAAGAAAAGTTGGAAGGTACTTGATGTGTATGAAAAAAGTTAACAAAATGGTCTCCAAGAGCCTTGCTAGTTTTAAGAAGTCTCAGAATAAGAAATGCAAGGAGACTTCTGCTATTGTGAGCCTCCTAAGAGAAGTTGAAGAAGTCAGTATAACAATTTTTGAGTCTCTTTTGTCATCAGTCTTCCCTGCAAAGGACGCATCAAAGCACAACCGGTGGTCATTGGGTTTCAAGTCAACACAGTCCAAACTTGTACACGAAGTCAGTGATCTGAAATGTTTGATTGAACTTGACAGGAAAATGCAAGACCGCGAGGAGTATTTAGAAT CTCCATTTGGCATAATCAAATACATATTATGTAAGAAATCTATAACGGAGTGCTTGCACATGGATGTTAAGAAATTGCTTAAACAGGTCATCTTAGCAAATTAG
- the LOC141706457 gene encoding uncharacterized protein LOC141706457, with the protein MSHSRSISLPSRPHPSSEDVDEQLCRLRSSDATSTSSLCTKLSGLKDLYECLDDFLKLPSMHSNDSEEVLGASIRLLDLCNLTKDAFSQMRASVQDLESSLRRKEADVSSKVGRYLICMKKVNKMVSKSLVSFKKSQNKKCKETSAIVSLLREVEEVSITIFESLLSSVFPAKDASKQNLWSVVFKSTQANSKLVHKVSDLKCLMELDTNMQDYEEDLECVFRSLIKTRVSILNFSSQY; encoded by the coding sequence ATGAGCCATTCTCGTTCAATCAGTTTACCTTCCAGACCTCATCCTTCATCCGAGGATGTAGATGAGCAGCTGTGCAGACTAAGGTCATCGGATGCTACATCCACTTCATCCCTATGCACCAAACTCAGTGGCCTCAAGGACTTGTATGAATGTCTAGATGACTTCCTTAAATTGCCAAGTATGCATTCTAACGATTCTGAAGAAGTTCTTGGTGCATCTATTAGGCTGTTGGATTTGTGCAATTTAACTAAAGACGCATTCTCACAAATGAGAGCATCCGTGCAAGATCTTGAGTCATCTCTTCGAAGAAAAGAAGCTGATGTGTCAAGCAAAGTTGGAAGGTACTTGATCTGTATGAAAAAAGTTAACAAAATGGTCTCCAAGAGCCTTGTTAGTTTTAAGAAGTCTCAAAATAAGAAATGCAAGGAGACTTCTGCTATTGTGAGCCTCCTAAGAGAAGTTGAAGAAGTCAGTATAACAATTTTTGAGTCTCTTTTGTCATCAGTCTTTCCTGCAAAGGACGCATCAAAGCAAAACCTGTGGTCAGTGGTTTTCAAGTCAACACAGGCCAACTCCAAACTAGTACATAAAGTCAGTGATCTGAAATGTTTGATGGAACTTGACACGAACATGCAAGACTACGAGGAGGATTTAGAATGTGTTTTCAGATCTTTGATAAAGACTAGAGtctctattctcaatttttcaagCCAATACTAG